GTTTTCACTTGGTCCTGTCGAATCTCCCTTGAAGGAGAAAAAATCGGGAGTTTCACACCTTGGAAAAACTAAAGGGTTTTTCTTTGTTAAACTAATACCCTTGATTTTCATTTTGCAGAGATCTTTGTGCCGATTTGTCAGCACATCGATCTCGGGAATAGGTCTGCGGCTTCCCCTATGAATAACCTTCACTGCTCAAGGCCCTTGCTCTTCCAGGAGAGACAAGGTTTTTTTGTAGGGCTGCTGCATTCCTTGCTTGTGAGGGCGTTCTCTATTAGATggtccgtagggggttagtgccatcagtggacctcatacggtgcactttaggcattacttaaggttctttgcagcatgcctttggcccctagctgcaaccacttttgttccttttactgtacctcctttcatattctcttttttcatcttactttccaccctctcctaacacttgattcatagtgcaactgtgaggttttcctcctgttacacctttcaaaccttttactgtcaatttccatttcagtgctgaatgacctcatacgtctcagttcttggcctttggcctaaattatatattcaactcaactcaactaatAGATGAGTTCATTGAACAGTTTTGAGATGCCCAATCAAGCGTCCCCTCTGCTGCTGCGATATGAGCAATTCTTTTTTACCTCAGAGGGGTCCTTTGCGGACTGCAGATTTTCCTGTCTCTGCTGCCTGGTCTCGGGTCTCACGCTATTTCTCATTGCCACAAAGTTATCCCCCTCTTGCAATAAGAGAAAACAGTCTTGGAGGACACCAGTATGGTTTTCCTTCAGGCAGTCCCTTATGATATTTCCTCACTACCCAGCACCGGTCAACAACCTGTGGCAATTCTGGTGCTAAGAAAAAGGATATCCTAATTTGGATCTCCAGTTCTGTAAGTCCTGAAGTGGTTTTGACCCTTAGGCATGGACTTTTATTCGGTTTTGCCTCTGTCTTAGAGAGTGGTGGATACCATGGTAGTCAAGGAATGTGCCAAGGCATCTTCCATGTCCTCTGGCAATGCCTAAAATGTCCCAGGCTTCGAAGGACAATTGTGAAATAGCcagccttcttctttctcttctgggAGAGTGCACATACATGTCTCTTTCGATTTTTGCAATCAGGAAGAAGGCAGAAAGAAGGACATAGAAAAGAATGCTAGTGCTGGTGCTTAAGAGAAGAATTATCTGTCGAGTCTCTGGACTTGATAATGAGAAACATtatgagagtgactggcctctcctcctcctctttccacaTCCCCCCTACTTCTGTTCCTTCAGGCATAGAATAGGACTCGTTCCTACACTTGCTGGAACTGGTATCTGATGCAGTAAGTCTCGCACATCTAGCACCCATTCTATTTGCTTTTAAAATAATGGAAGCAATCCCTCTCCTTCcactagcaaggggaggaaggaggaaatAGCCTTAAGACAAACCCTTTTCGACTTTGGCTTACTGCCTCTGACTATTAAGATTCTTCCTAACCTTTTTTCATATGAGTTACGACTCCTCACTACCTAATTCAAAAAGGTCTTGAAGTTTGACATTTGATCTCACAGATCCTATACATACTCCTATCAATATGTCAGAGGCAAGGTACTCCTCTTAGCTCTTTCAGCCAGGAGTAGCAGCCCAGGTGTGATGAATTCCAGTGAGTTCAAAGAGATTcacagattcctccctccaatcagtgagtcttcctaatctaaaagactgagggtttgtatatttataggaacaaatgataatttttaaaagtaaattgtatttttttctaaccatacaaacttgaggtcctaCACACATTAGGCCCACcttatgccacccctcaatctgaaatcTGGATCAAAAGCAAGCTGGAATGCTTATCCTGCCTACTGGACGGTAGTTACTTGTCCAAAAGTTTAGTGGCCATTTTCCAGCTTTGCCGAAAATAATTCCTAAtgcaaagaacctcaggtttgtataattaggaaaaaatacaatttactgttaaaaattgccattttaataataatatgtagtaaTAGACTACTAGTTAATGTTGGCCAACTCTTTCAACAGAATTCTGAGGACCAAGGATCTGTTGGTTTACCTGGCTCAGTCGCTGAGCATCATGATCAGTTTTCAAAAGTCTGCCCTGATTCCAATTCAGTCCATTCTCTATGTACCTCACAGTTTACAGGTTTTTCCATTAGAGAAATGAATACTGTAGACAATTTCTTATCGCCTCTAGGAAAATTTCAGCCCTAAAGGAAGTTTCCAGCAAGACAATGGCTGTCTGTTGGGACATGGCATCCCTGGAAAAATGTTTCAGGTTAGCAAGGCTCAGAATGTGGCCGGCCAGTTCAGCTGTATTTGAGAGAAACTTGGGACAGGAAGTCTCTACCATACTTCCGTtaagtctttgggagatgttGGTAAGCGATTTTCGGCGCAGGTAGGCTGTAAATCACGATCACTAAGCTGTTTATTGGTGCCAGTCAGCACCTATGACATCATGAATGCCATTTAcagaggtacctcgagatacgaaaggctcaacttacaaaaaactcgagatgcgaaagccaatacaaaaaatttaacagctctacatacaaaaagttttcaagatacgaaaggtttctgaaagtccgagattcgcccggataacaattttgaaaatcgcgccgcgtgccgccatcttagtactagtagactcgccaccatcctcctgctctcccattggttcctgatgctagtcgcggccatgaaatccttctctcctattggccagcgtccctcccatcgtgcatctactTCGTACATGTGGTGGCgtgcttcggccactcggtaccagcattgttatagtacgcacgtggtattcgttttcgggatcgtcaatgtgtacgttattttaaaaaaaagtgaccaagatctctctcatgggataactggaaactttgcaaggttggtagaatatccactccctgctgaacagagggtgtagaccaatcatttacaacatgcataccagtacctataatcaaggcacttcagtttatgttgaaggtcagcagccgaacattcagtaccccaatcagttgcagagagagcatttggttgaacagggttttgatggacaccagggccaacagagtcatgaagtgcaaaaaaagaaccaagtgataaaaaacagaaagttgaaattctgtaaaaaaaaaaaaaaaaaaaaaaaaaaaaaaaaaaaaaaaaaagttaaaaataaaaaaaataaaaaaaaacggcagaaattaaagccgcttttcataaagtgcaatcatttgtagaagacaccccccgaaaaggctcacacaggaacattgtgtacgtatattttttaaagtgtacgtacgtacatatgtacaaaagaaaaaaaacggcagaaattaaagccgcttttcatgaagtgcaatcatttgtagaagacaccccccgaaaaggctcacacaggaacattgtgaaaagtaggcagaagcaatcttccttggatagttacgtatgtacgtagcctcactcaaaaggtaagcttccacattttacgtacagtatatttcttgttaccatgaacactaatatacactttatttacaggttatattttgcattttttattaatttaggtattgaatggtccaaattgttgtagtatttcattgtttataggtcaatttagctttattatgaaatttactggggtgtttttggagggcttggaacggattagccattttacatgtaaaatgtggtccaagatacgaaaacctcacgatacgaaaatgattaattttgtatctcgaggtactactgtattaccataattattgtgatctggttaacaaagattttcagttatcagcacTTGGCCAGGAACAGAACTCCTTTCGTTAACCAGGGACTGCTTATTCCATAACCCAAATGTGCGATATGTGCATTGTCCTCCTTTCCTAAAACCGGTGTGTTTATATAACAGCATTTTCTCAGCCTTTTTCTCCATCTTGTTGAAAATAAAGATACTGAATAACTTCTGCATTGTTAGAATGGGGTTGAACAGTTCCATCCTTGTGGGAGATGCCCTCTAGATGTCATCCCAATTCTACATCACATCAGAATGATCTAACTGGATGGAATTTTTCTGGCATTAGTTGATGTCATGGACTCTCAAAGGGCTAATGTAGTGTTGAGGAGAGTGAAATAGTTAGAATGTATTAAAAGATACAATACCAACATATCTCTCACgttatttaggatttttttttttaataatcacttTTACACTAATACAGGAAGTATTATCCCTTTAAAATTAGTGGTCTGGACACCATAATGAATATTGTATATCAGATTATGGTTGACATATACGTACCTTTCtcatgtaattttttattgttttctttctaataaaaaaatcagttttgtttcttttatttcagttgaAGCTGCAACAACATTAGCAGGACTTGCAACCCTTCATGACCCTTTTATGAGACATCAGTTAGCCATAGCTTATCAAAGCCAAGATCTTCTTCTGACTACTCTACAGAAACAAGAATCAGTTTGTGTAGATAAAGATATATTGCTTCATGATAGTAATATAGAAAATACAAATTGTCAAGAAGTTGAAAAGATATTTCAGGAAATCATGGATGGTGGGGAAAGTTCTTTAACTGGTACTGTTGACCTTCAGAGTAGTGAGAGAAATGTATCTCTGTGTGGAGAAATTGTAAAGGATGTATGTTTTGCAGGCAATGAATTGCAGATTAGGGCAGTAAGTGAACAGCAGGAAGGCAAAGAAGTAACTAATGAATTGGTTGTGGAAAGTCAACCTGAAAGAGAATTTGAGGAATCTTTTAATGCTAAGGAATCCATGAACCCTACATTAATGGATATTTCAGTTGAAATCTCTTCACTAGATTTAGAAGGCAACAGTACCCTTGTAGAAAGCAGCTCTTACCAAGAAGTGGGTAAAGCTGTAACTGCTCTAGAAATGATAGCAGGATACTCAGACGAAGCTAAGTCTCCTGAGTGATTTACGTTCTGTGTCAGGGATAGGCTACATATCTTAGTCTCTTTTGCACTCTTCATGTCcctaattttatttgaattttagaaAAGTTGCTTAATATGGAGATTTTAGTTAACtgttacagaatttattttgattcctaacaattatttagGTTCTATGTGAAAGATGCATATTAAAATCTTTGCTGCAGGGAAGGTTAGATTTAGTTACTGAGGAAATAGTACAACATTTTACTGAGGAAATAGTACAACATTTTACTGAGGAAATAGTACAACATTTTACTTAGCCTGGAAGATGGTTGGTTTCTGTCAGGAAACAAATGCTTGGTTCAACTGTCAAGAAACAAATGCTTGGTTCACTGGAATTTGGCATCTTGCTTGTTTTCCTTTACTGGAAGTTTCTTattttgtgctttatcaaaatgTTAATTCACTCTTGTAATAGAAAAGTACTCTcaataaaaggttgaaaacctTTTTGGTTTGAAGAAAATATTCTCATTCCTAGTATTTAGTATGCCTTACCTCATTACATAGAGATGAATTTGCAATCCACATCGTAATCTTGAAATTTATCTAAATTGTCGTTGGCTTGAATCATCAGAAGATAGCGCTTTTCTTGGCAAAGTTCATTGTGATTTTAATTAAGTAACTTACCCAATAATTACATACCTATTAGTTTCACTTATTTGCAGCAGTTTAGATTCCAATTTTGTGGTAGCAACACTGACATTATATACGGGACACCAGTCTCGCCCCCTAACTAGAGGATTAGGAACGACACAGCAGACTAGCTCATTCTGTTTCTGCAACTCCTGGTGATAGCATCTGGTGTCAGCAGCAGTTGTTCATTTTTCACCAGTTACTTACTGGACTTCAGTATCCAAATCGAAAGTCAAATAACTTTGACTGAAAGTTCCgggatttattttttccttgttttgttggTCTTTGCTGGAATAGTACATCAGTAGTTCACATTTACAGTGAAATTGTAGCTAATGATTTAACTACTCTTTGCCAAGAGTCGAACTTGAGTTTTTTCACCACATTCGCTTAATACCGTTTGTTACTACAGCGAATAGCTTCGGCTGAAAGTTTTGGGATTtgattttcattgttttgttgttctCTACTGGAATAGTACATCAGTAGTTCACATTTACAGCAAAATTGCAGTTAATTATTTAACTACTCTTTGCCGAGAGTCGGGCTTCAGTTTTTTCACCACCTTCGCTTAATACCATGTTTGTTACTGCAGCAAAATTGTAGTAAATTTaaatgcttatcattttcctctcCAGAATTGTTTAAGTACAACGGTATAAAGTAGCAGGAGAGAATTTTAGTTATAATTGGCTTTCAGAGGAAGGTCTAGACGATATCCTAGTAGAAGCAAGAATAGAATTACGTAATTATAAGAAGCAATTTTCATTGAAAACGTACAAGGGTCCACCACAGAGGCCTGTTCTTATCAGAGATCAAAGGGAACAAATATGTTACTTTAGCAGTGCCTACGCTGAGCTTGGATTGATACAGATAGCGAATATGCAGCTAGACCGAAGACATAGTACGTCTGGCGCCAAAGCTATTACCTCACCTGTTGTCAAACTATTCTGGCTGATCTTATCTTTAATCAGCTGTTTGACTGAAGATTAGGTCATGCATTTATCATATAGGTAACTGAATGCCTAGTTGGGACCGAGCTGCTATAGTGCCTGAGTTTCTATTGGCGCCAAGTTCCCACAGAAATCaagccagctggaccggtcgtaagatttactaacaaggtagttttggcagtaactgcttgtccaatggtcgggagtcccacccgactggaggtaaacatatcactttgctttcgaccgccGTCGGGTGAAGACGTGTGCTCACCTTTCTGCCCGCCTCTGTTGTGAGATTTCGATGATGAACAACTTTAAGCTGCTTACTTCTGcctttttctttgtgaaatacaAAGTATGTGTGCAACTGTGGAATTGCATCGCTGGAGACCATGCAGTCCCATGAAGTGGAGAAGCCCCCTCGCCCCCATCCAACTGGAGAGTGTGCCCTGGAATGGGAGGCTGCAAGTGTGGGGCATTCCGGTCCAGCGATGCTATGGACCCTCATCCTTTGTGTACTCGCTGCATACTCGCTGCAGAGGGCATGAATGCTCTTGGGCCTTACCCCGTGATTATTGTGTCTCAtggtcagaggagcagtgggagttgtATGAGAAGAGGAGGAACCACTTAAAGTCGACAAGGtgttgtcggaaagctctcctTCAACACCCCTTTGGGGAATGTGTCCCGCTCCGCCTCTTCGCTCAACTTGTCGAGCAAGAGGAAGGAGCGTGACACCCCGACCTGGAGTTGTACTTGGGGCCTTCTGTCTGTTCAAGGTGGAATCTTTCCCCCTCTGAGCAAACAGGAACCCCCcctattaacccgactgttgcttccccaGGTGCGTCTGCCTCCGCGGGTGGAGATCTTCAGCAGGTGTGACGATCGCTGAGTCTTCCGGGCACTCCGAGTATCCAGGGGCTGATCCAACACTTGGGTGTGGCCCCAGTTACTCACGGGGTGGTGACCATGACGACCACCACTGTCTCTACACCGAGTATGCCAAACCGCCGCACCTGGTGTATAAACGTTACAACGGTAACCCCTTCGGCCGCAGTAGAAGCCCCACTGTCGTACATGCCGCGGAAGAAGATGGTTCctccgccgcctgggtttgctgtCCTCGTCCCGCCTCCCAACTtcgagtgcccgaagagctcccCATTTGACCGCCTTCCGGTAGCTGTTGCTGTGCCTGCTGTCTCCGTTCCTGCCCGTGGAAGTGCtgttgggaccaccttgacatggtgtggggggctcttgaaccctaggaat
This window of the Macrobrachium nipponense isolate FS-2020 chromosome 5, ASM1510439v2, whole genome shotgun sequence genome carries:
- the LOC135215592 gene encoding uncharacterized protein LOC135215592, with the translated sequence MESRKTETGFATNLDVTGAAKFGEVTKSVLQEIMNCKKDLKILQKKLSKMRVEAATTLAGLATLHDPFMRHQLAIAYQSQDLLLTTLQKQESVCVDKDILLHDSNIENTNCQEVEKIFQEIMDGGESSLTGTVDLQSSERNVSLCGEIVKDVCFAGNELQIRAVSEQQEGKEVTNELVVESQPEREFEESFNAKESMNPTLMDISVEISSLDLEGNSTLVESSSYQEVGKAVTALEMIAGYSDEAKSPE